The genomic segment AGAGAGAGCGTGATGCCAAGCGGCCGGTTTGCTCGTATTGATGGCCTGTGGCCAGCGTACTCGCTCCGTATCGCAGGAATCCGACGCTTCTTTTTACCTTCTTTGCCATCGGCCAGGGCCATCGCTCTTTGGAATGCGGCCGTCGTGCCTGCGCTATGTGGCCTGATATGGGTGACAACGCCACAGGCGGCATTGGCCGCGTGCGGGCTCATAATTAGTTCAACCACTCACGTGACCGGATCGGTCGCCTGCCTTAGCTGGGAAGGCGGCGACCTCGACATCGACTGGTATGATACGGGAACGGGCGAGGTCGTGGGGCGGATGAGGCCATCCTTTACACCGGCACAGGTGGCACTTTTCGCAACAACAATCTGGTTTCAGGAACAGACACTGGCTTCGTCGTCCGCGGCGACCTAAGCGATTTCAACAACAACGGCACGACCGAGGGGACCGGCGCCGCCGGCGTCGGCATTCTCATCGAATCGACTGGTTCTGTAAGTCGCGTATGGAACATGGATGATGCCTTCGTGCAGGGGACCGTCGCTGGCATCGACAATGCCGGGCACATTGGCGAGATACTCAATGATCCGGACGGCACGATCCAGGGTGACGATTACGGCATCCGCAATTCCGGCACGCTCGATCTCATCACCAATTCCGGCACCATCCGGAGCGATGGCGTAGCGATCCGCAACGAGATTGGTGGTGCGATTACCCAGATCACCAATACCGGTACCATCGCCGGAGACATAACCAACGCCTCGACCGTAAGTCTGACGCTGAGCGGTGGTGCGGATGCGGCGCACATGGGCATCTTGACGGGTTCGGACGGCACCACCGGCGCAGCGCACCGGGGTTCAATCACCAGCACCGCGGCCAACCTCATCTTCAAAGAAGGCTATCTGCTGCTCAACAGCAATATCGACGTCGGCGCCTATGCGGTCACTAATACAGGCGCCGTCCTGCAAGTGGACAACGCTATCGCCATTACCGGTGACTATGTCCAAACCGGTGGACGGCTGGTCGCGACCGCGAGTAATGGCACCATCGATTATGGCTATCTTTCGGTGTCCGGCGACGCCACCATCTCAAACAGCACCGTTACGGTCTCGGGCCCGAACCTGGCTCTCGACCAGCGCTTTGTGCTTGTCGATGCCGGCGGCACCGGCAGCTACAGCAACAACACCGCCACTGTGGCGGTCACCAACGGTCTTGCCGCCCGCCTGGAACAGGACGGCGAAGATCTAGTCGTTGTGCTGACGCGAGACGATGCCAATACATATACTGCCAAGGGCCGCGCTGCGGGCGGGAATGGCGAGATCATCGGTGTCGCACTGGACGCCATTTTCGATGGCCCCAGCCGCGCCAGCTTCCAGTCCGTTTTTAACGCGATCGACACCCAACCGGGCGACGAACAGGGAGACGCTATCAGGCAGTTGGCTCCGAGCAACCTGATCGGCGCCTCTCACCAGGCGGCCAACGCTCTTGCCGACACTCTTCGCAATCGGCAACTGGCCAGCTTTTCATACTCCGGCAGCGCGCCGGGTGCGCTCGCGCTGCCCTATGCGCCGACCGACGTCATCGACGACCCATTCGCCCAGCTGCTCACGCCGCCGCGCGATGCATGGTCACTCTGGGGCCAAGTCCTGGGTGGTGCGTCGCGGCGCAGCGCTGACGGCGGGGGCGATGAGACGTCAGCCTACAATGTCGGTCTGGTTGCCGGGATCGATCGCCAGTTCTCCGACCGTTTCAGCGGCGGCGCAGCCCTGGGTTGGGTGCAGACCGGCATGACAGGCAGCGGCAATACGAGCGGATCGACCAGCAATTCCCAGACCTATCAGGGCAGCGTCTACGGCACCTTTCGCCAGAGCGGCTTCGTCCTCGAAGGCCAGCTGGGCCTGGGCGGGACCCACACCGAGCAGAAGCGCCCCATCCGTTTCCTGGGCGCCACGGCCGAGTCGAGCTTCGTCGGCCAGCATTACGCTGCCGATGCCCGGATTGGCTATGACCTCCCCCTGGGCGGAGTGACGCTAACGCCTCGCCTGGGCCTGCGCGTCATCCACGCCCGTAGCAACGGCTATGAGGAAACCGGCGCAGGCGCGGCGAACCTGACGATTGAGCCAGCCAGTGCCACCAGCATTGCGCAGGATCTGGGCGCCAGCCTCTCGTGGGGCACGAACACCGCCTTGGGCGACCTAGCCACCGAGATCGGCCTGGCCTGGCTACACGACTATGCCGGCAACAGCGCAACCACTACCGCCACTCTAGGCGGACAGCGACTGGCCGTCACACATTCGGGCGGTGGTGCGGACGGTATCCAACTGGGTCTCGCCGCCTCCCTCCATTCCGCCAACGGCCTTTCGATGCGCATGGACTACACAGGGGAATGGCGCCCCGGCTATCAGGGCCAGAATGGGCAGATCAGGATTTCCAAGGGCTTCTAGCGAGAAGCGTCCACGCCATCTCGTTGAACAGCCAGCCCCGGAATAGCGTGACCTTCTTTTGCCTCACGCCTTGCGTCGCGCCGTCCCCATTCAAGGACTACCTTCCTTCACTCGCTGAACCATCCACGCGTCGAAAAGTTGACTCCTCAACACAGGAGCATCCCATGGGAAGAGATTCGACCGTCGCTCGGCGGAAGGCCATTCGGAAGGAAGTCGCATCGGATGACGCCGAGGCGCCAAAACGGCGATCGGAGGCGATGCGGGCGGGGGCGCGCCAGTATCCGGAACCGCCGTTTCCGCCTCAGCATCAGCCCAAACCCGGCAAGGAAGCGCTGCTGGAACCGGCGCCGATGTATGACGCGCCGTTCTATAAGGGTTCGGGCAAACTCGAGGGCAAGGCGGCCTTGATCACCGGAGGCGATTCCGGGATCGGACGGGCCGTTGCGATCCTTTTCGCGCGCGAGGGCGCGGACGTCGCCATCGTGCATCTGGACGAGGAGCAGGATGCCGATACCACGCACAGGGCAATCGAAGACCGTCAAGACGTTGGGCGCTCTTGACATCCTGGTCAACAATTGCCTTTCGCCCTCAGTGGACGGCATTCGACATCTCATCGGTTGGCTGGTCAGCCTGGCTTGCACTGGCCTGGTACGGGCTGGGCACGCTCGCGCTCGGGAGCTGGCTCTGGTACTCGGGCTGGCACACGCGCAAGGATCAGTGGCCGCGGCCTTCATGGGCGCTATGGCGGCGTCGGCCCTTGCCTTGTCCTATCTGCTTCTGGGCGAGCCATTCCGATGGGTTCATTTGCTTGGCTTCGGGATCGTGTTCGCGAGTGTCCTCCTGATCAGCCAGGAGCATGCGTCGGAGTAACCCCAGCCCGACACCCCTGCGGCTCTCGAGTTTTTTCGAACCGTCGCCCGCCCGTCACGTTGCGTCAGGATGATCCCATGGAGAATCCGATGAGCTATCTACGATCTGCCGCCATGATTGCCACGTCCACCGTGGTGATGTTCGGCCTGATGTACCTGAACACCTTTGCGATCGATCATGTGTTCTGGAGCCAGACAAGAGCGTGGATGGCGCTGCTGATGGGCGCGACCATGGCGGTCATCATGCTGCTGTTCATGCTCAAGATGTACGAGAACCGGACTGCCAATATGGCGATACTCGCTGGAGCGGTGGTCTTGTTCGCCGGTTCGCTATGGCTGGTTCGCAGCCAGGCCACGGTCAGCGACGCCGACTATATGAAGGCAATGATCCCGCATCACTCGATCGCCATCATGACCAGTGCACGTGCGCACATAAAGGACCCGCGGGTTCGTGACCTGGCCGACGGGATCATAAAGGCGCAGGTCCGCGAGATCGATGAAATGAAGGCACTCATCTCCGATCTCGAGGCAAACCCGCCATCTTCCTCTAGCCCCGATCTACCGCCCGGCGTGGCGACGCAGTGAGCATGTCGCCTGTTGCCAGTCCAGGCGGTAGGGGAGAGGTCTACTTCTCGCTGCCATGACTCGCGGGGTCGGACGCGCCCTTCTTCGGCTCCTCGTTTGCGCCGGACAGGTTCAGCCACTGCGCTAGCGGACGCAGGGTCAAGGCCTGGACGATCAGGGAAAAAAGCACCACTGCGTAGGTCGCGGCGAGGATAATCGGCTTGGCGTCCCCGGGCGGGATCGCCAAGGCGAGCGCAACGGAGATGCCCCCGTGTATTCCTGCCCAGCTGAGGAAGACCATGTTCCTGGGCTTGATGTCGAGCCTGACGGGCAACAGGAACGGCACACCGATAGCGGCCACTCTGGCGAGCAGAACCAAGGGGATGGCAAGAGCGGCGACGACGAAGTTTTCCGGTGCGGGAGCCACGATGAGGACTTCCAATCCGATCAACAGGAAAAGCACCGAATTGAGAACCTGATCGATCATCGTCCAGAGTGCTGAAACATAGTTCTCCGTTTCCTCGCTCATTGCGTCCTTGGAAGCCCGACTTCCCACGAGCAGGCCCGCAGCCACCGTCGAAATGGGACCGCTCGCTCCGATACGCTCTGCAATGGCGTAAGTCGCCGTCACCAGAGCAAGGGTGATCAGCACTTCGACCGCGAAATCATCGATGGCGCGCATTGCTCGATAGGCGAGGTAGCCAGTGGTGGCGCCGAGGGCCAGGCCACCGCCCGCTGCCCAGAGTATTTCCAGCGCGGCCTGTTCCACATGCGGCGACTCATGACCGGAGGCGATGCCGACAAGAAACGTAAAGAGCACGATCCCGACGCCGTCGTTGAACATGGCTTCGCCCTTGAGTTCCATCTGGAGCCGGTTAGGCAGCCCGGCACTTTTGAGGATCGCCAGGATGGAAATGGGATCGGTCGGGCAGATCAGCGCGCCGAAGACGAGGGCCCAGGGAAGCGTGACGGGCAGGCTCATGAACTGGCACAGCCACCAGAAACTCAGGCCTACGATCAGCGTGGAAAGAAGGGGCCCGACGAGGGCCAGGTAAGCGACAGGCCCCCGCAGGCTGTGTAGCGCGCGGAAGTCGGTATGCAGCGCCCCGGCGAAGAGGATGAACGCCAGCATTCCATCGATCACCAACCCGGTGAAGTCGAGTTCGCCCAGGGAGCGGGCCACCTCGTCGTATGGCGTCTGCTGAGGGAAGAATATCTCCGCCAGGATTAGTGCGATCGCGACGAAGAGCCCCAGAAGCAGCAGGCCGATGGTCCGCGGCATGCGAAATGTCAGGCCATTTATCCAACCAAAGAGGGCCGACAGAGTCAGGAGAAGTGCCGTCAGTTCAAGAGGTGAAGCCAAGAGATCCTCGCAATGCTGTCGTGGTCAGGCGACGGTGAGGGCCGCACTCAGCGGGTCAGCGCTGCCGAGGAAGGCCGACGCGCATATGTGTCTGAACGAGGCGGCGCCAGATTTGTTCAGTCCGCTTGGCGACGCTGGGTAAACAGCGGCCGTCCGGTTATCTCTGGGAGACCGAGGGCCTTACAGCGTCGCCTCGCTTGCCGTCTGCTGGCTCGCTGGACGTCAGCAGTTAGCCACAGGCGCGGCGGACATGGAGCCACTACACCAGCTCATCTCGCAGTTGCTGCAAGAGCAATTGGCCAGCACAGTTCCTTCGGTAGGCCAGGCGCCGCGCGAATGGGGAAGACGAAGCGCGTGCACGGGCCGCCCGTTCAGTTCAAGATCACATCAGACACGAGAGCCAGCCTGCTCGCCTGGCTCGAGCGACGCGGCGGCAGTGTCGAAGATTTCACATTCCCCTGCCGCGTGCATCCCATTTGGCCTGATGGGTGGTGGGGTCACCTCGGCGCCGCAGACTCCGCGGAGAGCTTGAGCGGTGCACGACGTCAGGCATTTTCTAGCCACGGCCGTTTGCCGTTGGCGCATTGGACCATATCCGCGTCGCGCACTCGCGCCACCACCGCAGCGGCCGCTTAAGGCTCTCACCTGCTCATGGTTGGTCCTCGCGGTTGAAGAAGATGGAGCGATCCTGTCCGGTCTTGCTGTGTTGCTCATCGAGGATGGGGCGCAACTCGAGAATGCCGACCGGCGGACCGCTCATCGCCAGGTCGATCGCTTCGTCGAGATCTTGCGCCTCTATGACCATAAATCCGGCTATCCATTCCTTTGTTTCAATGAACGGTCCGTCGGTCCGCAAGACGCGGCCATCGCGCGCCTTCAGCACCACCGAGGTCTCCGGTCCCTTCAAGGGGCTGGCCATGTGGAGTTTGCCGGCCTTGAACAGCGCTAAATCCTGTTCAATGCATGCATCCTTGACGCTTACGCTATCCGGACTTTCCGGCGCTTCTGAGTCGTGGTCCGAATAGACGATGCAAAGGTACTTCATGGTTTTCTCCCTCTGGGCGTGTTCCCCTAGTCGCGCCGCCCGCCAGGATTTCGACACGCGTCCGAGTATTTGCCACAGGAAAGCTTCACTGTGAGGATCGGGCGCCGGGCGCGGGATAGGGGCGGTGATATTCAACCCTAGTCCGCAAGAGCTAGAGGCGAGCAAGGGTACCGGCGATAGTGATTAGCCATGGAGGTATAACCATGGTTCGACTGCTACTTTTAGCCCCTCTTACTGTCCTCCTCGGACAGCCTGCTTTGGCAGCGCCTCCTTCCCCGAGCACCAACTGGGGACAGCAGGTGAAGGCGGCCAATGAAACTAACGGATATCCTGGTGGCACCAACCGCGGCGCATATGTCCGGGAACAGGCGCGAGACGCCGAGGGACCAGGCTACGGCTACGAAATACAGACTTTAGCGCCCATCGGCGGCCAACCTGCGCCTCATAATCGTTGAGGGTTCTGGCAACCGCAGGCGGCCCCAAGATCCCCGGGGCCGCTTCGACTTGTTGAGCCTCTGTCGAGGGCAGCGAACAGTTAGGCTGCAGATCCGGTCCTGTGAGGCAGCACCCAGTTCGGACGCGGAAAATGACAGGTGTATCCGTTCGGGATGCGCTCAAGGTAGTCCTGGTGCTCAGGCTCGGCTTCCCAGAAATCACCGACTGGTTCGACTTCGGTGACGACCTTGCCTGGCCATAGCCCGGATGCTTCGACGTCCGCGATCGTGTCGAGCGCAATCGCCTTCTGCTCATCGCTGGTGAAGAAGATCGCCGAACGGTAGCTCGTGCCGCGATCGTTTCCTTGACGGTTGAGCGTCGTCGGATCGTGGATCTGGAAGAAGAACTCCAGCAATTGGCGATAGGTGGTTTGCGAGGGATCGTAGGTGATCTCGATCGCCTCCGCGTGGGTGCCGTGGTTGCGATACGTCGCGTTCTGCACATCCCCACCTGTGTACCCGACCCGAGTCGAGATTACGCCCGGACGCCTGCGGATGAGGTCCTGCATGCCCCAGAAGCATCCACCGGCCAGAACAGCACGTTCAGTCGCCATCAGATATCCTCCACTTGGTTGAGATAGGCTCCGTAGCCTTGGCTTTCCATCTCCGCGCGCGGCACGAAGCGCAGCGACGCCGAGTTGATGCAGTAGCGCAAGCCGCCGCGATCGACCGGCCCGTCGGGGAAGACGTGGCCGAGATGGCTATCACCGTAAGTCGAACGCACTTCCGTGCGGATCATTCCGTGGCTGTTGTCGCGCAGTTCATTTACGTTCGCGGGCTCGATCGGCTTGGTGAAGCTCGGCCATCCGCAGCCGGACTCGTACTTGTCCGAGGACGCGAAGAGCGGCTCGCCCGAGACGATATCGACATAGATGCCCGGCTCCTTGTTATGGAGAAGGGCACCGGTCCCGGGGCGCTCGGTTCCGCTCTGCTGCGTCACTCGATATTCCTCGGGGGTCAGGCTGGCGATCGCTTCTTCTGTCTTCTTGTAGGCTGCCATTGGATACTCCTTCGGATTTCTCTGTTGCAGAAGATGGTTATCCGATCCCGGTGAGTCCAATGCACTTCGGCTATAATTTCCATGTGCTCCTCGAATGCCGGCGGCTTATGCCCAACTAAACTGTTCGACCAGCACGCGAAGCTGTCGCAGCGCCAAGGGTGTGCCCGATCCCGAAATGGTCTGGAACGCTACCACGCGAGCGAGGTCGATCGTGTCGACTGGGCGTAAGGCGAGGCCTCCGACGATTGCTGAGCGCTCGGGCAGCATGCAAACGCCGGTGCCCTCTGCCACGGCCTGTTGTATCAGATCCTCGCGCTCGGATCGAAGCCGCGGAATCATGATGATTGTGCGTTCGCGCAGGTGGTCCTGCACCCGGGAGCGGAACTCGCATTGGATGCGATCGAGATAGGGGAGTTCCGATAGCTCGGCCAGAGTTACCGAAGCGTGGTTCGCCA from the Youhaiella tibetensis genome contains:
- a CDS encoding cation:proton antiporter, with product MASPLELTALLLTLSALFGWINGLTFRMPRTIGLLLLGLFVAIALILAEIFFPQQTPYDEVARSLGELDFTGLVIDGMLAFILFAGALHTDFRALHSLRGPVAYLALVGPLLSTLIVGLSFWWLCQFMSLPVTLPWALVFGALICPTDPISILAILKSAGLPNRLQMELKGEAMFNDGVGIVLFTFLVGIASGHESPHVEQAALEILWAAGGGLALGATTGYLAYRAMRAIDDFAVEVLITLALVTATYAIAERIGASGPISTVAAGLLVGSRASKDAMSEETENYVSALWTMIDQVLNSVLFLLIGLEVLIVAPAPENFVVAALAIPLVLLARVAAIGVPFLLPVRLDIKPRNMVFLSWAGIHGGISVALALAIPPGDAKPIILAATYAVVLFSLIVQALTLRPLAQWLNLSGANEEPKKGASDPASHGSEK
- a CDS encoding EamA family transporter, coding for MPIPRTGQSKTVKTLGALDILVNNCLSPSVDGIRHLIGWLVSLACTGLVRAGHARARELALVLGLAHAQGSVAAAFMGAMAASALALSYLLLGEPFRWVHLLGFGIVFASVLLISQEHASE
- the msrA gene encoding peptide-methionine (S)-S-oxide reductase MsrA; its protein translation is MATERAVLAGGCFWGMQDLIRRRPGVISTRVGYTGGDVQNATYRNHGTHAEAIEITYDPSQTTYRQLLEFFFQIHDPTTLNRQGNDRGTSYRSAIFFTSDEQKAIALDTIADVEASGLWPGKVVTEVEPVGDFWEAEPEHQDYLERIPNGYTCHFPRPNWVLPHRTGSAA
- the msrB gene encoding peptide-methionine (R)-S-oxide reductase MsrB → MAAYKKTEEAIASLTPEEYRVTQQSGTERPGTGALLHNKEPGIYVDIVSGEPLFASSDKYESGCGWPSFTKPIEPANVNELRDNSHGMIRTEVRSTYGDSHLGHVFPDGPVDRGGLRYCINSASLRFVPRAEMESQGYGAYLNQVEDI
- a CDS encoding DUF305 domain-containing protein; amino-acid sequence: MSYLRSAAMIATSTVVMFGLMYLNTFAIDHVFWSQTRAWMALLMGATMAVIMLLFMLKMYENRTANMAILAGAVVLFAGSLWLVRSQATVSDADYMKAMIPHHSIAIMTSARAHIKDPRVRDLADGIIKAQVREIDEMKALISDLEANPPSSSSPDLPPGVATQ
- a CDS encoding autotransporter outer membrane beta-barrel domain-containing protein, which produces MDDAFVQGTVAGIDNAGHIGEILNDPDGTIQGDDYGIRNSGTLDLITNSGTIRSDGVAIRNEIGGAITQITNTGTIAGDITNASTVSLTLSGGADAAHMGILTGSDGTTGAAHRGSITSTAANLIFKEGYLLLNSNIDVGAYAVTNTGAVLQVDNAIAITGDYVQTGGRLVATASNGTIDYGYLSVSGDATISNSTVTVSGPNLALDQRFVLVDAGGTGSYSNNTATVAVTNGLAARLEQDGEDLVVVLTRDDANTYTAKGRAAGGNGEIIGVALDAIFDGPSRASFQSVFNAIDTQPGDEQGDAIRQLAPSNLIGASHQAANALADTLRNRQLASFSYSGSAPGALALPYAPTDVIDDPFAQLLTPPRDAWSLWGQVLGGASRRSADGGGDETSAYNVGLVAGIDRQFSDRFSGGAALGWVQTGMTGSGNTSGSTSNSQTYQGSVYGTFRQSGFVLEGQLGLGGTHTEQKRPIRFLGATAESSFVGQHYAADARIGYDLPLGGVTLTPRLGLRVIHARSNGYEETGAGAANLTIEPASATSIAQDLGASLSWGTNTALGDLATEIGLAWLHDYAGNSATTTATLGGQRLAVTHSGGGADGIQLGLAASLHSANGLSMRMDYTGEWRPGYQGQNGQIRISKGF
- a CDS encoding YciI family protein gives rise to the protein MKYLCIVYSDHDSEAPESPDSVSVKDACIEQDLALFKAGKLHMASPLKGPETSVVLKARDGRVLRTDGPFIETKEWIAGFMVIEAQDLDEAIDLAMSGPPVGILELRPILDEQHSKTGQDRSIFFNREDQP